One window of Nymphaea colorata isolate Beijing-Zhang1983 chromosome 1, ASM883128v2, whole genome shotgun sequence genomic DNA carries:
- the LOC116245807 gene encoding probable ethanolamine kinase produces the protein MVGKRVCSSNCIHSSPMDVAGSNGGIEELPSSSITVEIAQPLPQMKPHIIKLCKDLFKKWASFDDSCFDMETVSGGITNLLLKVSVTENNGKAAVFTVRIYGPNTDYVIDRSRELQAIHHLSAAGFGAKLLGIFGNGMVQSYINAQTLSPPDMGKPKLAAEIARQLRIFHQVEIPGSKEPQLWNDIIKFFNRACDLKFDDQEKQMKYDTISFNKIRDEINKLEALTNRLNAPVVFAHNDLLAGNLMLNEDEDKLYFIDFEYGSYSYRGYDIANHFNEYAGFDGDYSLYPDKGSQYHFFRHYLFPDKPNEASDEDLEALYVETNSYALASHLYWALWALIQAKMSPIDFDYLGYFFLRYNEYEKNKEASFSLAHAYLSS, from the exons ATGGTTGGGAAAAGAGTCTGCTCCTCTAACTGCATCCACTCTTCCCCGATGGATGTCGCGGGGAGTAATGGCGGCATCGAGGAGCTTCCTTCCTCGTCCATCACCGTCGAGATTGCGCAGCCACTCCCTCAGATGAAGCCCCACATCAT AAAGTTGTGCAAGGATCTGTTCAAGAAATGGGCTTCGTTCGATGATTCTTGTTTCGACATGGAAACGGTTTCTGGCGGCATCACTAATCTAC TGCTGAAGGTTTCTGTCACTGAAAACAATGGAAAAGCTGCAGTTTTTACAGTTCGTATATATGGTCCAAATACTGACTATGTGATTGATCGAAGTCGAGAGTTACAG GCAATACATCATCTCTCTGCTGCAGGATTTGGCGCAAAGTTGCTTGGAATATTTGGAAATGGCATGGTGCAGAGCTATATCAATGCTCAGACACTTTCTCCACCTG ACATGGGAAAGCCAAAACTTGCAGCTGAAATTGCAAGACAGCTCCGTATTTTCCATCAGGTTGAGATACCTGGTTCTAAAGAACCACAGTTGTGGAATGATATCATCAAGTTCTTCAATAGAG CATGTGATCTCAAGTTTGATGATCAGgagaaacaaatgaaatatGATACAATTTCCTTCAATAAAATCAGGGACGAGATTAATAAGCTTGAG GCCTTAACAAACCGTCTAAATGCTCCAGTAGTGTTTGCTCATAATGATTTGCTTGCTGGAAACCTGATGCTCAATGAAGATGAAG ATAAGCTATACTTCATAGATTTTGAGTATGGATCATACAGCTATCGTGGATATGACATTGCCAATCATTTCAATGAATATGCTGGGTTTGATGGTGACTACAGCCT GTACCCAGACAAAGGTTCACAGTACCATTTCTTCCGCCATTATTTATTTCCTGACAAACCAAATGAG GCGTCTGATGAAGATCTAGAGGCTCTTTACGTTGAAACAAATTCTTATGCCTTAGCTTCACACCTTTACTGGGCATTGTGGGCACTAATCCAG GCGAAGATGTCTCCCATAGATTTTGATTACCTAGGGTACTTCTTCCTGCGGTACAACGAGTATGAAAAGAACAAGGAAGCTTCTTTCTCGCTAGCACATGCGTATCTTTCATCTTGA
- the LOC116265902 gene encoding uncharacterized protein LOC116265902, translating into MMMLRHLCKATQHRFQFLHNPMKLQRGAMHSRNKQAMEFIARGWSALKEVDRVIDYADLNDRRLIPLLLTAKENFELALEADNLNTHARYWLSRLHLKYHVPGACKAIGAALLVEAADMGDADAQYELVCRLRAKHDIIRAEQQAFCYLEKAVDQLHPGALYLLGIMHLTGEWVKKDIDLAIWCFHRASEKGHAGAAIAYGSLLLKGAKVPDSINKLSLKRVGPSKNTKIDDADPIELAKRQFEIAAKAGCDLGLIWLQRLLETEKVQSD; encoded by the exons ATGATGATGTTGAGGCACCTTTGCAAGGCCACTCAGCACcgttttcaatttcttcataaCCCCATGAAGCTTCAG AGAGGGGCAATGCACAGCAGGAACAAACAAGCCATGGAGTTTATAGCCAGAGGATGGAGCGCATTGAAGGAAGTCGATAGAGTCATCGACTACGCCGACCTGAATGACCGCCGCCTGATTCCGCTTCTCTTG ACTGCAAAGGAGAATTTTGAGCTGGCTTTGGAGGCAGATAATTTGAATACACATGCTCGATATTGGCTATCTAGATTACACCTCAAGTACCATGTTCCTGGTGCCTGTAAAGCCAT aGGTGCTGCTTTGCTTGTGGAAGCTGCAGACATGGGTGATGCTGATGCACAGTATGAGCTTGTTTGTCGCTTACGAGCAAAG CATGACATCATTCGGGCAGAGCAACAAGCTTTCTGTTACCTGGAAAAGGCTGTTGATCAG TTACATCCAGGTGCCTTGTATCTTCTAGGAATTATGCATTTGACTGGCGAATGGGTCAAGAAAGATATTGATTTGGCTATTTGGTGCTTCCATAGAGCATCAGAGAAG GGACATGCTGGGGCTGCAATAGCATATGGGTCACTTCTTCTAAAAG GTGCAAAGGTTCCTGATTCGATTAACAAACTCTCCCTAAAGAGGGTTGGCCCAAGCAAGAACACTAAGATCGATGATGCTGATCCTATTGAACTGGCCAAGAGGCAGTTTGAGATAGCTGCAAAAGCAGGATGTGACCTTGGTTTGATATGGTTGCAACGTCTTTTAGAAACTGAGAAAGTACAATCAGATTGA
- the LOC116263500 gene encoding glyoxylase I 4-like: MVNKVGGALPLTSLNHISLVCRSIEESIDFYQNVLGFVPIRRPGSFDFDGAWLSNYGIGIHLLQAEDPECLPKKTEINPKDNHISFQCESMGAVERKLKEMGIRYVQSMVEDGGIYVEQLFFHDPDGFMIEICNCDNLPVVPLVGSVAACPRVNMVKQQQQQQQHNKMQQQQQQQVAALVQRLSVGSTNDMALHELSC; the protein is encoded by the exons ATGGTGAACAAAGTAGGAGGCGCTTTGCCACTCACGTCCCTGAACCACATCTCCCTCGTGTGCAGGTCGATCGAGGAATCGATCGACTTCTATCAGAACGTTCTCGGATTCGTCCCCATCAGGAGGCCGGGGTCCTTTGATTTTGATGGCGCCTG GCTGTCCAACTACGGAATAGGCATTCATCTGCTTCAGGCGGAGGACCCTGAATGCCTGCCGAAGAAGACCGAGATCAACCCCAAGGATAATCATATCTCTTTTCAG TGTGAGAGCATGGGGGCGGTGGAGAGGAAGCTGAAGGAGATGGGGATCCGCTACGTGCAGAGCATGGTGGAGGACGGTGGCATCTACGTGGAGCAGCTCTTCTTCCACGACCCCGACGGCTTCATGATCGAGATCTGCAACTGCGACAACCTGCCGGTGGTGCCGCTCGTCGGAAGCGTCGCCGCCTGCCCCAGAGTTAACATGgtgaagcagcagcagcagcagcagcagcacaacaagatgcagcagcagcagcagcaacaggtGGCGGCGCTGGTGCAGCGTCTCTCGGTCGGTTCCACCAATGATATGGCTTTGCATGAGCTCTCGTGTTAG